The Halogranum gelatinilyticum genome contains a region encoding:
- a CDS encoding HEAT repeat domain-containing protein, with translation MSDGDDASDDSGAPEEEISVESLQDGLSAVEEELEAAETEAALDEVESTLDDIESKLEAADLPEPADDDEEDPSEELADSLATLREELEAKRGPYAEDVVAAIDEAKTKIEDTRWTDRGEGEIVEAVESFVASVNETLDADVSVDGEDAEELSAALADAADVVGSAGLDADEDAETIAALVEAADSLESDLEAAQEWDDLETREKLEAQGFYDVLGHYKDYPPEWAAVKGWEEEGNVEMILLALDNLQSDFMERHCIESLTRLNDQAAFEAMHQRAQKRDKPSIKALGKMRAEDAVETLIEYVDTDKDPQLQKVTFKALGEIGDERATQPLADKLVMENDNVRPYAARALGLLGDTRAVEPLIDTLRDDESDSVRSSAAWALRQIGTQVALEAAAEHVDDRSYLVQSEAEKAREALGISQTA, from the coding sequence ATGAGTGACGGGGACGACGCGTCCGACGACTCGGGCGCCCCGGAAGAGGAGATCTCGGTCGAGAGCCTACAGGACGGGCTGTCGGCCGTCGAAGAGGAACTCGAGGCCGCCGAGACGGAAGCGGCCCTCGACGAGGTAGAGAGCACGCTCGACGACATCGAGTCCAAACTCGAAGCCGCCGACCTGCCCGAACCGGCAGACGACGACGAGGAGGACCCGAGCGAAGAGCTTGCAGACTCGCTGGCGACGCTCCGTGAGGAGCTCGAAGCCAAGCGCGGTCCCTACGCCGAAGACGTCGTCGCGGCCATCGACGAGGCCAAGACGAAGATCGAGGACACCCGCTGGACCGACCGCGGCGAGGGCGAGATCGTCGAGGCCGTCGAGTCGTTCGTCGCCTCGGTGAACGAGACGCTCGACGCCGACGTCTCCGTCGACGGCGAGGACGCCGAAGAGCTGTCGGCCGCGCTCGCCGACGCCGCGGACGTCGTCGGCTCGGCCGGTCTCGACGCCGACGAGGACGCCGAAACCATCGCCGCGCTCGTCGAGGCCGCCGACAGTCTCGAATCTGACCTCGAAGCCGCCCAGGAGTGGGACGACCTCGAGACGCGCGAGAAGCTCGAAGCGCAGGGCTTCTACGACGTCCTCGGCCATTACAAGGACTATCCGCCGGAGTGGGCGGCAGTCAAAGGCTGGGAAGAGGAGGGTAACGTCGAGATGATTCTGCTCGCGCTCGACAACCTCCAGTCGGACTTCATGGAGCGTCACTGCATCGAGTCGCTCACCCGTCTCAACGACCAGGCGGCCTTCGAGGCCATGCACCAGCGCGCCCAGAAGCGTGACAAGCCCTCGATCAAGGCACTCGGCAAGATGCGCGCCGAAGACGCCGTCGAGACGCTCATCGAGTACGTCGACACCGACAAGGACCCGCAGCTCCAGAAGGTGACGTTCAAGGCACTCGGCGAGATCGGCGACGAGCGCGCGACCCAGCCGCTCGCGGACAAGCTCGTCATGGAGAACGACAACGTCCGGCCCTACGCGGCCCGCGCGCTCGGTCTCCTCGGCGACACCCGTGCCGTCGAACCACTCATCGACACCCTCCGCGACGACGAGAGCGACTCCGTCCGCTCCAGCGCGGCGTGGGCACTCCGACAGATCGGCACGCAGGTCGCCCTCGAAGCGGCCGCCGAACACGTCGACGACCGCTCCTACCTCGTCCAGAGCGAGGCCGAGAAGGCCCGCGAAGCACTCGGCATCTCCCAGACCGCGTAA
- a CDS encoding phospholipase D-like domain-containing protein produces MRLHTAACLVVLCLASLACVAPVGTAASSDALHADPVVDYAASNISVSDDRTADGSRITGFLANPVADGDRGEYVSIMVARGGNWTLSDGEATVSLPTNTTGHVVVTATPDALANDTVDAAGTTVSAPSSFALANGGEELTLRRNGTVVDRASYETAPEGEDWRWNRTPRWRPVGLEPRTVVATGSATAEAFVLPDSPDVALDTLRAADDRILLAGYTFASPRVADALVAAAERGVRVRVLVDDAPVGGTTTRQARALDRLTRAGVPVSVLGGEYARYDYHHPKYAVVDGRALVLTENWKPSGVGGRSSRGWGVRVDSQATAVELAEVFRTDADGRDATTWSDYRRGRSFTQTNASDASYPTEFDPATVDADGVRLVTAPGNAESATVGLVDNATERVWVVQPTVGSRSHPFLRAAMRAAERDVEVRILLAGTWYVEEDNRRLADWLNAWADEGDHPLEARLVTPDGRFEKIHAKGMVVDDAAVVGSVNWNNNSVRENREVAVVLDGTEPASYYGDVFAADWRASAGDGGGVGDQGSLTGDDAVPLGLVAAAVLSVVFVAVVAKRKLEFEREP; encoded by the coding sequence GTGAGGCTCCACACGGCTGCGTGTCTCGTCGTCCTCTGTCTCGCCTCTCTCGCCTGTGTCGCCCCCGTCGGCACGGCAGCGAGCAGCGACGCTCTCCACGCCGACCCCGTCGTCGACTACGCTGCGTCCAACATCAGCGTCAGCGACGACCGTACCGCCGACGGGAGCCGCATCACCGGCTTCCTCGCCAACCCCGTCGCCGACGGCGACCGCGGCGAGTACGTTTCTATCATGGTTGCCCGCGGCGGCAACTGGACGCTGAGCGACGGTGAGGCGACCGTCTCGCTCCCGACGAACACCACCGGCCACGTCGTCGTCACGGCCACGCCGGACGCGCTCGCGAACGACACGGTGGACGCGGCCGGAACCACCGTCAGCGCGCCGTCATCCTTCGCCCTCGCCAACGGCGGCGAGGAACTCACGCTCCGCCGGAACGGGACCGTCGTCGACCGCGCGAGCTACGAGACGGCTCCCGAGGGCGAGGACTGGCGGTGGAACCGCACGCCGCGCTGGCGACCGGTCGGACTGGAGCCGCGAACAGTGGTCGCCACCGGCTCCGCGACCGCCGAGGCGTTCGTCCTCCCCGACTCCCCCGATGTCGCGCTCGACACGCTCCGTGCGGCCGACGACCGCATCCTGCTCGCCGGATACACCTTCGCCTCGCCCCGCGTCGCCGACGCGCTCGTCGCCGCGGCCGAGCGAGGCGTCCGCGTCCGTGTCCTCGTCGACGACGCGCCGGTCGGGGGTACGACCACGAGGCAGGCGAGGGCACTCGACCGGCTGACCCGCGCCGGCGTTCCGGTCTCGGTCCTCGGCGGCGAGTACGCCAGATACGACTACCATCACCCGAAGTACGCCGTCGTCGACGGCCGCGCACTCGTGCTCACGGAGAACTGGAAACCGAGCGGCGTCGGCGGTCGGAGTAGCCGCGGCTGGGGCGTCCGCGTCGACTCGCAGGCGACGGCTGTGGAGCTGGCAGAGGTCTTTCGTACCGACGCCGACGGCCGCGACGCTACCACGTGGTCCGACTACCGACGCGGCCGCTCGTTCACCCAGACGAACGCTTCAGACGCGAGCTATCCCACCGAGTTCGACCCGGCGACCGTCGACGCCGACGGCGTCCGGCTCGTCACCGCCCCGGGCAACGCGGAGTCGGCGACGGTCGGACTCGTCGACAACGCGACGGAGCGCGTCTGGGTCGTCCAGCCGACCGTCGGCAGTCGCTCCCATCCGTTCCTCCGCGCCGCGATGCGGGCGGCCGAGCGCGACGTCGAGGTCCGCATCCTGCTCGCCGGGACGTGGTACGTCGAAGAAGACAACCGTCGACTCGCCGACTGGCTGAACGCGTGGGCCGACGAGGGCGACCATCCGCTGGAGGCGCGTCTGGTGACTCCCGACGGGCGGTTCGAGAAGATCCACGCCAAGGGGATGGTCGTCGACGACGCGGCCGTCGTCGGCAGCGTCAACTGGAACAACAACTCGGTCCGCGAGAACCGCGAGGTGGCTGTCGTCCTCGACGGGACGGAACCGGCCAGCTACTACGGCGACGTCTTCGCGGCCGACTGGCGTGCGTCGGCAGGAGACGGCGGTGGCGTGGGCGACCAAGGCAGCCTCACCGGCGACGACGCCGTCCCGCTCGGTCTCGTCGCGGCCGCGGTGCTCTCGGTGGTCTTCGTCGCGGTCGTCGCAAAACGGAAACTGGAGTTCGAGCGTGAGCCTTAG
- a CDS encoding DHH family phosphoesterase yields MNSETAGDSGTGSDSRPTVYDLAPDCTVEDVEVGARYHAVVNGVVDYGVFVDISDTVSGLVHESNLDRDYDVGDRLIVELENVRENGDIAFTAADPEDYQTEVVDHEPERTAVEALQTGADVHIEGTIVQIKQTGGPTIFHLSDETGIVACAAFEEAGVRAHPDVELDDLVRIGGTVETHDGATQIEVASLTKLTGEQAEDAAERRDAALDDRAEPNDVDPLVEWPAFDKLRDDLADVARLLRRTVLEGRPIRVRHHADGDGMCASLPVQLALEKFIAEVHADPDAPRHLFKRLPSKAPFYEMEDVTRDLNFALEGQARHGQKLPFLLMLDNGSTEEDVPAYQNLAHYDMPIAVVDHHHPDPEAVNHLLDAHVNPYLHDEDYRITTGMMCVELARMIDPDVTDELRHVPAVAGLSDRSKAEVMGEFVDLAEAEGYDRDRLLDIGEALDYAAHWLRYSDGQSFVNDVLNVDCDDEERHRELVEFLSERAERDVERQLEAVDSHVDHETLDSGAHLYTVDLDNFAHRFTYPAPGKTTGELHDTKVKETGEPVITIGYGPDFAVLRSDGVRLDIPQMVAELNEEVVGGGVNGGGHLVVGSIKFVKGMREEVIDSLVDKMADADLDEELSSTPALDD; encoded by the coding sequence ATGAACAGCGAGACAGCCGGGGATTCCGGCACCGGGTCAGATTCGCGACCCACCGTCTACGACCTCGCACCTGATTGTACCGTCGAGGACGTCGAAGTCGGCGCGCGCTACCACGCCGTCGTCAACGGCGTCGTCGACTACGGCGTCTTCGTCGACATCTCGGATACGGTTTCGGGCCTCGTCCACGAGTCGAACCTCGACCGCGACTACGACGTCGGCGACCGCCTCATCGTCGAGTTGGAGAACGTCCGCGAGAACGGCGACATCGCCTTCACGGCCGCCGATCCCGAGGACTACCAGACCGAAGTCGTCGACCACGAGCCCGAACGGACGGCCGTCGAGGCGCTCCAGACCGGAGCCGACGTCCACATCGAGGGCACCATCGTCCAGATCAAACAGACCGGTGGCCCGACCATCTTCCACCTCAGCGACGAGACCGGCATCGTCGCCTGCGCCGCCTTCGAGGAGGCGGGCGTCCGCGCCCACCCCGACGTCGAACTCGACGACCTCGTCCGCATCGGCGGCACCGTCGAGACCCACGATGGCGCGACGCAGATCGAAGTCGCCTCCCTGACCAAACTCACGGGTGAGCAGGCCGAGGATGCGGCCGAACGTCGCGACGCCGCCCTCGACGACCGCGCCGAACCGAACGACGTCGACCCGCTCGTCGAGTGGCCCGCCTTCGACAAGCTCCGCGACGACCTCGCGGACGTCGCCCGACTGCTCCGCCGGACGGTCCTCGAAGGCCGCCCGATTCGCGTCCGTCACCACGCCGACGGTGACGGAATGTGCGCCTCCCTCCCGGTGCAGCTCGCACTGGAGAAGTTCATCGCGGAGGTCCACGCCGACCCCGACGCGCCGCGACATCTCTTCAAGCGGCTCCCCTCGAAGGCCCCGTTCTACGAGATGGAGGACGTCACGCGCGACCTGAACTTCGCGCTGGAGGGACAGGCCCGCCACGGCCAGAAGCTCCCGTTCCTGCTCATGCTGGACAACGGGTCCACTGAAGAGGACGTCCCGGCGTACCAGAACCTCGCGCACTACGATATGCCCATCGCCGTGGTCGACCACCACCACCCCGACCCGGAGGCGGTCAACCATCTCCTCGATGCGCACGTCAACCCCTACCTCCACGACGAGGACTATCGCATCACTACCGGGATGATGTGTGTCGAACTCGCGCGGATGATCGACCCCGACGTGACCGACGAACTCCGTCACGTTCCCGCCGTCGCCGGTCTCTCGGACCGCTCGAAGGCCGAGGTCATGGGCGAGTTCGTCGACCTCGCGGAGGCCGAGGGTTACGACCGTGACCGCCTGCTCGACATCGGCGAGGCACTCGACTACGCCGCCCACTGGCTGCGCTACTCGGACGGCCAGTCGTTCGTCAACGACGTGCTCAACGTCGACTGCGACGACGAGGAGCGCCACCGCGAACTCGTCGAGTTCCTCTCGGAGCGCGCCGAGCGCGACGTCGAGCGACAGCTGGAAGCCGTCGACTCCCACGTCGACCACGAGACCCTCGACAGCGGGGCACATCTCTACACGGTCGACCTCGACAACTTCGCCCACCGCTTCACCTACCCGGCACCCGGCAAGACGACCGGTGAACTCCACGACACCAAGGTCAAAGAGACGGGCGAACCCGTCATCACCATCGGCTACGGGCCGGACTTCGCCGTCCTCCGTTCCGATGGCGTCCGCCTCGACATCCCGCAGATGGTCGCCGAACTCAACGAGGAAGTCGTCGGCGGCGGCGTCAACGGCGGCGGCCACCTCGTCGTCGGCTCCATCAAGTTCGTGAAGGGGATGCGCGAGGAGGTCATCGACAGCCTCGTCGACAAGATGGCCGACGCCGACCTCGACGAAGAGCTGTCGAGCACGCCCGCACTCGACGACTAA
- a CDS encoding Mov34/MPN/PAD-1 family protein, translating into MRLFRSGEIIGIAADTLDFALEASEETHPDEYMGLLRGEDARDLGLDRDGTVVTDVLIIPGTESNPVSATVNSSMIPNDMRAVGSIHSHPNGVLKPSDADLATFGSGDVHIIVGFPYRTSDWRAFDREGNERKLDVLNVDLADPESFFDFTQEDIDSELSDK; encoded by the coding sequence ATGCGACTGTTCCGGTCGGGCGAGATCATCGGCATCGCGGCCGACACGCTCGACTTCGCCCTCGAAGCCTCCGAGGAGACCCACCCCGACGAGTATATGGGACTTCTCCGCGGCGAGGACGCCCGCGACCTCGGCCTGGACCGTGACGGCACCGTCGTCACCGACGTGCTCATCATCCCTGGAACGGAGTCGAACCCCGTCAGTGCCACCGTCAACTCCAGTATGATTCCCAACGATATGCGGGCGGTCGGCTCCATCCACTCGCACCCCAACGGCGTCCTCAAACCCAGCGACGCCGACCTCGCCACCTTCGGCTCCGGCGACGTCCACATCATCGTCGGCTTCCCCTACCGCACGAGCGACTGGCGAGCCTTCGACCGCGAGGGCAACGAGCGCAAACTCGACGTGTTGAACGTCGACCTCGCGGACCCCGAATCGTTCTTCGACTTCACCCAGGAAGACATCGACAGCGAGCTATCCGACAAATGA
- a CDS encoding adenylyltransferase/cytidyltransferase family protein, translating into MTTVIAQGTFDLLHPGHVHYLTDAAERGDELHVIIARRGNVTHKAKPILPDRQRRDMVAALDCVDEAHLGHPEDIFVPIEEIQPDVIMLGYDQHHDADGIREALASRGIDCAVERASAREPKYEGELLSTGRIVDRILEERGE; encoded by the coding sequence ATGACCACCGTCATCGCACAAGGGACCTTCGACCTGCTCCATCCGGGCCACGTCCACTATCTGACCGACGCCGCCGAGCGCGGCGACGAACTCCACGTCATCATCGCCCGCCGCGGCAACGTGACGCACAAGGCCAAACCGATCCTCCCCGACCGCCAACGCCGCGACATGGTGGCCGCGCTCGACTGCGTCGACGAGGCCCATCTCGGCCATCCCGAGGACATCTTCGTCCCCATCGAGGAGATCCAGCCGGACGTCATCATGCTCGGCTACGACCAGCACCACGACGCCGACGGGATTCGGGAGGCACTGGCGTCGCGGGGCATCGACTGCGCCGTCGAACGCGCCTCGGCTCGCGAGCCGAAGTACGAGGGCGAACTGCTGTCGACAGGCCGCATCGTCGACCGGATTCTCGAAGAGCGCGGCGAGTAA
- a CDS encoding biotin--[acetyl-CoA-carboxylase] ligase, whose product MDTDRLTDRLGVPVEVHGRIPNTTDRIRRLARDDAPHGTTVVADELTAARGRTGSAWSAPSGGVWTSTLLRPDFDADHVGRLTFAAGVAVADVVSSFGVNAELKWPNDVLVGGKKIAGILTESVHDGVPVAGKPVDEVFPGGEPGLDYVTLGIGINANVDPADLNLDRPATALRAETGGDVDRETVVVRLNEGLRERCAQVETADGFSHLLDDWRERSVTLGQRVVVHRRGQAVVEGVARDVTETGALVVDTGEERIEVTEGECRQLRRE is encoded by the coding sequence ATGGACACCGACAGGCTCACGGACAGACTCGGCGTCCCCGTCGAGGTCCACGGCCGCATCCCCAACACCACCGACCGAATCAGACGGCTCGCCCGCGACGACGCCCCGCACGGTACGACGGTCGTCGCCGACGAACTCACCGCCGCCCGCGGCCGCACCGGCTCGGCGTGGTCGGCACCCTCCGGCGGCGTCTGGACGAGCACCCTCCTCCGACCGGACTTCGACGCAGACCACGTCGGCCGACTCACCTTCGCCGCGGGCGTCGCCGTCGCCGACGTCGTCTCCTCGTTCGGCGTCAATGCCGAACTCAAGTGGCCGAACGACGTGCTGGTGGGTGGGAAGAAGATCGCGGGCATCCTCACCGAGTCCGTCCACGACGGCGTCCCCGTCGCGGGCAAGCCGGTCGACGAGGTCTTTCCGGGCGGCGAACCCGGACTCGACTACGTCACCCTCGGCATCGGCATCAACGCCAACGTCGACCCCGCGGACCTGAATCTCGACCGCCCGGCCACCGCACTCCGAGCCGAGACCGGCGGCGACGTCGACCGCGAGACCGTCGTGGTCCGGCTGAATGAGGGGCTTCGCGAACGGTGCGCGCAGGTCGAAACGGCCGACGGATTCAGTCACCTCCTCGACGACTGGCGCGAGCGAAGCGTGACGCTCGGCCAGCGGGTCGTCGTCCACCGCCGCGGGCAGGCCGTCGTCGAGGGTGTCGCACGCGACGTGACCGAGACGGGCGCGCTCGTCGTCGACACCGGTGAAGAGCGAATCGAAGTAACAGAGGGCGAGTGTCGGCAGCTGCGCCGGGAGTGA
- the coxB gene encoding cytochrome c oxidase subunit II has translation MKGKRLALVSLLSAALLAFAVEPVAAQSTSIDLIDNLNEKLLLVGVPIAILVEAILIYTVFKFKDNDKAQPTRENRRLEITWTIATAIILLFVGAASYGVLANEDITYTADDPVAPENDDVVVQADAFQWGWNMSYPQHGFSNGNEIVIPADQDVYFVITSQDVLHGFAVPELGLKQDAIPGQENVIRTVPTEPGTYQGYCTEYCGVAHSQMYFTVEVLPQDEYDQWVQDQTSSDNSSASLDSPDELTALAN, from the coding sequence ATGAAAGGCAAGCGTCTCGCGCTCGTTTCGCTCCTCTCGGCGGCGCTCCTCGCCTTCGCCGTCGAGCCGGTCGCGGCGCAGTCGACGTCGATCGATCTCATCGACAACCTGAACGAGAAGCTGCTGTTGGTCGGGGTCCCGATCGCCATCCTGGTGGAGGCGATCCTCATCTACACGGTCTTCAAGTTCAAGGACAACGACAAGGCCCAGCCGACCCGAGAGAACCGGCGGCTGGAGATCACCTGGACCATCGCGACGGCCATCATCCTGCTGTTCGTCGGTGCCGCCTCCTACGGCGTGCTCGCGAACGAGGACATCACCTACACGGCCGACGACCCCGTCGCCCCGGAGAACGACGACGTCGTCGTGCAGGCCGACGCCTTCCAGTGGGGCTGGAACATGAGCTACCCCCAGCACGGCTTCTCGAACGGTAACGAGATCGTCATCCCGGCCGACCAGGACGTCTACTTTGTGATAACGTCACAAGACGTGTTGCACGGCTTTGCCGTCCCCGAACTCGGGCTGAAGCAGGACGCCATCCCCGGCCAGGAGAACGTCATCCGGACGGTCCCGACCGAACCGGGTACCTACCAGGGCTACTGTACTGAGTACTGCGGTGTCGCGCACTCGCAGATGTACTTCACCGTCGAAGTGCTGCCGCAGGACGAGTACGACCAGTGGGTCCAAGACCAGACCAGTTCCGACAACTCCTCGGCCAGCCTCGACTCCCCCGACGAGCTGACCGCGCTCGCGAACTAA
- the cyoE gene encoding heme o synthase encodes MGVYLLLAVGATTAITDATAACTAWPVCGDGWTLPTTVDGYVAVGHRLVALAVGLLVVATAVVGWRRRESRRVRAALAVSVLLYPVQAAVGALVATSGVTLALSVLHLAVAMVIFGGLVAALAWTLEVQTGDPDDVPESAPEPDLPPADDRSPEIPSEPVARAKATANAYFRLMKPRLMWLLCLVASAGMALAAGSQGLDIVTVLATLGGGALSIGASGTFNHVLERDIDRRMNRTSDRPLATDLVPVRNAIAFGVVLAALSLALFASVNLLAAALGLAAILFYSVVYTLILKPNTVQNTVIGGAAGALPAIIGWVAVTGSIGLGGIALATLIFLWTPAHFYNLALAYKDDYERGGFPMMPVVRGETTTRRHILWYLGATLLAAGALAASEALGWVYVVSGVLVGAVFLWAVVRLHYEQTESAAFRAFHASNAYLGVTLLAIVVDTLAI; translated from the coding sequence ATGGGCGTCTATCTCCTCTTGGCCGTCGGCGCGACGACGGCCATCACGGACGCCACCGCCGCGTGTACCGCCTGGCCCGTCTGCGGCGACGGCTGGACCCTCCCGACGACCGTCGACGGCTACGTCGCCGTCGGCCACCGCCTCGTCGCGCTGGCCGTCGGTCTGCTCGTCGTCGCCACCGCCGTCGTCGGCTGGCGTCGTCGCGAGTCCCGGCGCGTCCGCGCCGCACTCGCCGTCTCCGTCCTCCTCTACCCGGTTCAGGCGGCAGTTGGCGCGCTCGTCGCGACCTCCGGCGTGACCCTCGCGCTCTCGGTGCTCCATCTCGCCGTCGCGATGGTCATCTTCGGCGGTCTAGTCGCCGCGCTCGCGTGGACGCTCGAAGTCCAGACCGGCGACCCCGACGACGTCCCCGAATCCGCGCCCGAACCCGACCTCCCGCCCGCGGACGACCGCTCGCCCGAGATTCCCTCGGAGCCCGTCGCCCGCGCCAAAGCGACCGCGAACGCCTACTTCCGGCTGATGAAGCCACGGCTGATGTGGCTGCTCTGTCTCGTCGCCTCGGCGGGGATGGCGCTCGCAGCGGGCAGTCAGGGCCTCGACATCGTGACCGTCCTCGCCACCCTCGGGGGCGGCGCGCTCTCTATCGGCGCGTCGGGGACGTTCAACCACGTCCTCGAACGCGACATCGACCGGCGGATGAACCGCACCAGCGACCGGCCGCTCGCGACGGACCTCGTGCCCGTCCGCAACGCCATCGCCTTCGGCGTCGTCCTCGCGGCCCTCTCGCTCGCGCTGTTCGCCTCGGTCAATCTCCTCGCCGCCGCCCTCGGCCTCGCGGCCATCCTGTTCTACAGCGTCGTCTACACGCTCATCCTCAAGCCGAACACGGTCCAGAACACCGTCATCGGCGGGGCGGCCGGCGCGCTGCCCGCCATCATCGGCTGGGTCGCCGTCACCGGCTCCATCGGGCTTGGCGGCATCGCGCTCGCGACGCTCATCTTCCTCTGGACGCCCGCGCACTTCTACAACCTCGCGCTGGCGTACAAGGACGACTACGAGCGCGGCGGCTTCCCGATGATGCCCGTCGTCCGCGGCGAGACGACCACGCGCCGCCACATCCTCTGGTATCTCGGCGCGACGCTCCTCGCCGCCGGCGCGCTCGCCGCCTCCGAGGCCCTCGGCTGGGTCTACGTCGTCTCGGGCGTCCTCGTCGGCGCGGTGTTCCTCTGGGCGGTCGTCCGCCTCCACTACGAGCAGACCGAGTCCGCGGCGTTCCGCGCGTTCCACGCCTCGAACGCCTATCTCGGCGTCACGCTGCTCGCCATCGTCGTCGACACGCTCGCAATCTGA
- a CDS encoding DUF7546 family protein has product MSFATSTLPNWRPSKQELLVWAAILNAELLAVLLYLLFMPVRVQSWRFILYGFLWINVGVFAVWKTNPTPSDPRTRRIALLVAAGYFLVLAVAGGILGPSHTSPIAALLTDGHTHSHGATTAAASYELRMLPPGWGPAFVYQGAWVMLILMPYKVVGYLALAYLVYATVIDAVTASISGALGLLSCISCTWPILGSLAASVFGSGSAVAVAATTWPYDISTVAFLGVVGLLMWRPLVGDG; this is encoded by the coding sequence ATGTCCTTCGCAACCTCGACCCTGCCGAACTGGCGACCCTCGAAGCAGGAGCTCCTGGTCTGGGCGGCTATCCTGAACGCCGAACTGCTGGCCGTCCTCCTCTATCTCCTGTTCATGCCCGTCCGGGTGCAGTCGTGGCGGTTCATCCTCTACGGCTTCCTCTGGATCAACGTCGGGGTCTTCGCCGTCTGGAAGACGAACCCGACGCCCTCTGACCCCCGGACGCGACGTATTGCACTCCTCGTCGCCGCGGGCTACTTCCTGGTACTCGCCGTCGCGGGCGGCATCCTCGGCCCGAGTCACACCAGCCCCATCGCCGCGCTCCTGACCGACGGCCACACCCACAGCCACGGCGCGACGACGGCCGCCGCGAGCTACGAACTCCGGATGCTCCCGCCGGGCTGGGGGCCGGCGTTCGTCTACCAGGGCGCGTGGGTCATGCTCATCCTCATGCCATACAAGGTGGTCGGCTACCTCGCCCTGGCGTATCTCGTCTACGCGACCGTCATCGACGCCGTGACGGCAAGCATCTCGGGCGCGCTCGGCCTGCTCTCGTGTATCAGCTGTACGTGGCCGATTCTCGGGTCGCTCGCCGCCAGCGTCTTCGGGAGCGGCTCGGCCGTCGCCGTCGCCGCGACGACCTGGCCCTACGACATCTCGACGGTCGCCTTCCTCGGCGTGGTCGGCTTGCTCATGTGGCGGCCGCTCGTCGGCGACGGCTGA
- a CDS encoding SelT/SelW/SelH family protein, whose translation MTTVDIEYCVPCGFLNRAEDIQHALLSQFGEELDSVALVTGDHGVLRVDVDGESVWDKSEDDYDVDEITRRVRAKL comes from the coding sequence ATGACGACCGTCGACATCGAATACTGCGTCCCCTGTGGCTTTCTGAACCGCGCCGAAGACATCCAGCACGCGCTCTTGAGCCAGTTCGGCGAGGAACTCGATTCCGTGGCACTCGTCACGGGCGACCACGGCGTGCTCCGCGTCGACGTCGACGGCGAATCCGTCTGGGACAAATCGGAAGACGACTACGATGTCGACGAGATCACGCGGCGGGTGCGGGCGAAACTCTAA